Proteins co-encoded in one Bradyrhizobium sp. 170 genomic window:
- a CDS encoding helix-turn-helix domain-containing protein, which produces MTKVAVLEIEGCMASSAAITHDVMATANRISAVKRVPPFKVTTVRCGSRRNNVDLRGIELVIVPGLGTPTAEALDAKLKGPACRRAGDMLRRAHGRGAMLAASCASTFLLAETGLLDGRRATTTWWFAPLFRRRYPAVELLTEQMVVADWPIATGGAAMAQMDLMLAVVGRFAGPSLAKACANYLLLDERRSQAPFMAINYLASQDPRIATAEKWVRDNIARDFAIEELAEAVALAPRTFARRVAATCGVSPIQFVQRIRLETARLLLETTRLSVDEIARRVGYAEPSTLRRLIRRDTKHPPGHFRPTA; this is translated from the coding sequence ATGACCAAAGTCGCGGTTCTCGAGATCGAGGGGTGCATGGCCTCGAGCGCGGCCATCACCCACGACGTGATGGCAACGGCCAACCGGATCAGCGCTGTGAAGCGCGTTCCGCCCTTCAAGGTTACGACGGTGCGTTGCGGATCCCGCCGTAACAATGTCGACCTGCGCGGAATCGAACTCGTCATCGTCCCCGGTCTTGGAACGCCGACGGCGGAGGCACTCGACGCGAAGTTGAAGGGCCCGGCGTGCCGGCGTGCGGGCGACATGCTGAGGCGAGCGCACGGACGCGGTGCCATGCTGGCCGCGTCCTGCGCGAGCACTTTTCTGCTGGCTGAGACGGGCTTGCTCGACGGCCGGCGGGCGACCACGACATGGTGGTTCGCGCCGTTGTTCCGGCGGCGCTATCCCGCCGTCGAACTGCTGACAGAGCAGATGGTCGTTGCCGATTGGCCGATCGCAACCGGTGGCGCGGCCATGGCGCAGATGGACCTGATGCTCGCGGTCGTCGGCCGGTTCGCTGGACCAAGCCTGGCGAAGGCCTGCGCCAACTATCTCCTGCTCGATGAACGGCGCTCGCAGGCGCCATTCATGGCGATCAACTATCTGGCGAGCCAGGATCCCAGGATTGCCACGGCCGAGAAATGGGTGCGCGACAACATCGCGCGCGACTTTGCGATAGAGGAACTGGCCGAAGCCGTCGCGCTGGCGCCACGGACATTTGCCCGGCGAGTCGCAGCGACATGCGGCGTTTCACCGATTCAGTTCGTGCAGCGGATCAGGCTGGAGACCGCGCGGTTGCTGCTTGAGACCACGCGCCTGTCGGTCGACGAGATCGCGCGGCGGGTCGGTTATGCGGAGCCTTCCACGCTTCGCCGGCTGATCCGGCGCGATACGAAACATCCGCCCGGACATTTCCGTCCCACCGCTTGA